One Megasphaera elsdenii DSM 20460 genomic window carries:
- a CDS encoding electron transfer flavoprotein subunit alpha/FixB family protein, with amino-acid sequence MELKQNICVYIEIAGGALSPLSIELLGKARQLADAKGKKVVAFVAGADTAKASQEAISYGADAVAAVEDGALAAYDSVLYTKAIAALAEKYEPSVILIGGSPDGRDLGGRLSAQLGVGLVADCTDVRFEGDDDTLTWIRPAYTGKLFVKIQTTTRPQLATISDKIFHGTPADPSRTGEIVKESVDFTGVAPSVTVTGFEPVEKEAEELTITTADIVVGAGRGVQTEDGMKAVQAFAQRIGAAFGVSKPLVDKEWAPYEWQIGITGKKIAPKIYIALGISGAIQHKLGIQDAGLIIAVNKDPDAPIFKFAHYGIVGDLFEVMPELEKQIKKIRG; translated from the coding sequence ATGGAATTGAAACAGAATATCTGCGTATATATCGAAATCGCCGGCGGTGCCTTGAGCCCGTTGAGCATTGAATTGTTGGGCAAAGCCCGTCAGCTGGCTGATGCCAAGGGCAAGAAAGTCGTCGCTTTTGTCGCCGGTGCTGATACGGCGAAAGCCAGCCAGGAAGCTATTTCCTACGGGGCCGATGCCGTTGCCGCTGTCGAAGACGGCGCGCTGGCTGCTTATGATTCCGTCTTGTATACCAAAGCCATCGCCGCTTTGGCTGAAAAATATGAACCCAGTGTCATCCTCATCGGCGGGTCTCCCGATGGCCGCGACCTCGGTGGCCGCCTGTCGGCTCAGCTCGGTGTCGGCCTGGTCGCTGACTGCACGGACGTCCGCTTTGAAGGCGACGATGACACCCTGACTTGGATCCGTCCGGCTTATACGGGCAAGCTCTTCGTCAAGATCCAGACGACGACGCGGCCACAGCTGGCTACGATCAGCGACAAGATTTTCCACGGCACGCCGGCAGATCCGTCCCGGACTGGCGAAATCGTCAAGGAAAGCGTCGATTTCACCGGTGTCGCTCCGTCCGTCACGGTAACGGGTTTTGAACCGGTCGAAAAAGAAGCGGAAGAACTGACTATCACGACGGCTGATATCGTCGTCGGTGCCGGCCGCGGTGTCCAGACCGAAGACGGTATGAAAGCGGTCCAGGCCTTTGCTCAGCGCATCGGTGCTGCTTTCGGTGTTTCCAAACCCCTCGTCGATAAAGAATGGGCACCTTATGAATGGCAGATCGGCATTACGGGCAAGAAAATCGCTCCGAAGATTTACATCGCCCTGGGCATTTCCGGTGCCATCCAGCACAAACTGGGCATCCAGGATGCGGGCCTCATCATCGCCGTCAACAAAGACCCGGATGCACCGATCTTCAAGTTCGCCCACTACGGTATCGTAGGCGACCTCTTCGAAGTCATGCCGGAACTGGAAAAACAGATCAAAAAGATCCGTGGTTAG
- a CDS encoding electron transfer flavoprotein subunit beta/FixA family protein: protein MNIVVLVKQVPAISDIEIAKDNNLVRVGAPSMLNPVDKHAIEAAVAVKEAVGGTVTLLTMGNALAGEMMRDGIAVGADKGVLVSDERMAGSDTLATGLVLAKAIEKLGGADLVFTGKRSTDGDTGQIPPAIAQRLGMALISYANSVSVEGTTITATRLNHDGIETVQAQVPAVVSVTEKSNTPRSPKIRGKMAAKKAVFDVWKVEDLGLDAASVGTSGSATKVTELFAPEPNPVGVMIEGATPADAAANLVKDLTAKNLL from the coding sequence ATGAATATTGTAGTTTTGGTAAAGCAAGTTCCTGCGATTTCTGACATTGAAATCGCAAAAGATAACAACTTGGTCCGTGTCGGCGCACCGTCGATGCTCAACCCCGTTGATAAACACGCCATTGAAGCGGCTGTGGCTGTCAAGGAAGCCGTTGGCGGTACGGTCACGCTCCTGACCATGGGCAACGCCCTGGCCGGGGAAATGATGCGTGACGGCATTGCTGTCGGTGCCGATAAGGGCGTCCTCGTCTCGGACGAACGCATGGCTGGTTCCGATACGCTGGCAACGGGCCTGGTCTTGGCCAAGGCCATTGAAAAATTGGGTGGTGCCGATCTGGTCTTTACGGGCAAGCGCTCGACCGACGGCGACACCGGGCAGATTCCGCCGGCTATCGCTCAGCGCCTGGGCATGGCCCTCATTTCCTATGCCAACTCGGTCAGCGTCGAAGGCACGACGATCACGGCGACGCGCCTGAACCACGACGGCATCGAAACCGTCCAGGCACAGGTACCGGCTGTCGTATCGGTTACGGAAAAAAGCAATACGCCGCGTTCTCCGAAGATCCGCGGGAAAATGGCTGCCAAGAAAGCCGTCTTTGATGTCTGGAAAGTGGAAGACCTGGGCCTCGATGCAGCAAGTGTCGGGACATCCGGTTCGGCGACGAAAGTCACGGAACTGTTTGCACCGGAACCGAATCCGGTCGGCGTCATGATTGAAGGGGCTACGCCGGCAGACGCTGCGGCTAATCTCGTCAAAGATCTGACTGCCAAGAACTTGCTGTAA
- a CDS encoding P1 family peptidase: MKEIDMLAMARTNGFRLGNAQDRQGGTGCTVLVFPDSAPCAVDVRGGGPASRESELLSPMAAASGIHAILLSGGSAFGLNASTGVMQYLEEQHIGFDTRICKVPLVVESCIYDLGCGDNVRPDAAMGYAACQAAETGDFREGCYGAGTGATVGKLCGPDYMMKSGLGAYAVQVGDLQVGAVVSVNAVGDVLDEQGQILAGMRSRDGQGFADTRRVMLEEAGQTPTLFSQRAVGTTTNTTIGAVVTNGRFDKAQLKKIAALGSNGIVRAIRPVNTTADGDSLYAASVGSISAELSLTGTIAAYVVEKAIRRAVCQAESLYGIEACQDV; this comes from the coding sequence ATGAAAGAAATAGATATGTTAGCCATGGCCCGGACGAACGGGTTCCGCCTGGGTAATGCCCAGGACCGCCAAGGCGGCACGGGCTGCACGGTCTTGGTATTTCCCGATAGCGCGCCCTGCGCCGTCGATGTCCGCGGCGGCGGCCCGGCCAGCCGGGAATCGGAACTCCTCAGTCCCATGGCGGCTGCGTCGGGCATCCACGCCATCCTGCTCAGCGGCGGCAGTGCCTTTGGCCTCAATGCCTCGACAGGGGTCATGCAGTACCTGGAAGAACAGCACATCGGCTTCGATACGCGTATCTGCAAGGTGCCCCTCGTCGTCGAGTCGTGCATTTATGACCTGGGCTGCGGCGACAACGTCCGTCCCGATGCGGCCATGGGCTATGCGGCCTGCCAGGCAGCGGAAACGGGGGACTTCCGTGAAGGCTGCTACGGCGCCGGTACGGGGGCGACAGTCGGTAAGCTCTGTGGTCCGGACTATATGATGAAATCCGGTCTCGGTGCTTATGCCGTCCAGGTCGGCGACCTCCAGGTCGGTGCCGTCGTCTCCGTCAACGCCGTCGGCGATGTCCTCGATGAACAGGGACAGATCCTGGCCGGCATGCGCAGCCGCGACGGCCAGGGCTTTGCCGACACGCGGCGGGTCATGCTGGAAGAAGCGGGGCAGACGCCGACCCTCTTTTCCCAGCGCGCCGTCGGGACGACGACCAATACGACTATCGGCGCTGTCGTCACCAATGGGCGGTTCGACAAGGCCCAGCTCAAGAAAATCGCCGCCCTGGGCAGCAACGGCATCGTCCGCGCCATCCGTCCCGTCAATACGACGGCTGACGGCGATTCCCTCTATGCAGCCAGTGTCGGCAGCATTTCGGCTGAATTGAGCCTGACCGGCACCATCGCGGCCTACGTTGTAGAAAAAGCCATCCGCCGCGCCGTCTGCCAGGCTGAAAGCCTGTATGGCATCGAGGCGTGCCAGGATGTTTGA
- a CDS encoding ATP-binding protein yields MFIGRKMELTRLQQMYDSPRQEVILIYGRRRIGKSELIKQFLQAPEVTGLYYQCKQTTEMNNVQSLSALISDVYQYPPLAFSGIEKLLEFLFQRACQEKQVLVLDEYPYLRQTVAGLDSILQSLIDTYRERSQLKLILCGSFVDTMKSLMLEENPLYGRITLGLHVHPMDYFESAQFYPDFSLEDKVRLYSVFGGVPYYNSLIDPARSVRENVLALLVEPGARLENEVQMYLLGELSKFINANEAFEALARGVHRYKDILSQSHISSSPALSEILKRLILMELVEKEVPINDVHNKKRASYHICDNLASFYYRYIFPYSSQRQIMAPDVFFDRYIADDFARVFVPKRFESLCRQFLIRQNRQGRLPEIFDAIGTYSYDLPKEHKNGEFDVVTHDDKGYIFYEAKFRQTPITDAMIETEIRQVRQIGMDCYRYGFFSRAGYEVTPRPDVILYTLDDLFESC; encoded by the coding sequence ATGTTTATTGGAAGAAAAATGGAACTGACGCGGCTGCAGCAAATGTATGATTCGCCAAGGCAGGAAGTGATACTGATTTACGGGCGCCGGCGCATTGGTAAGAGTGAGCTGATTAAGCAATTTTTACAGGCGCCTGAAGTGACTGGGCTGTATTATCAATGTAAGCAGACGACGGAAATGAATAATGTGCAGAGCCTGTCCGCTTTGATTTCCGATGTGTATCAGTATCCGCCCCTTGCTTTTTCGGGAATAGAAAAGCTGCTGGAGTTTCTTTTTCAACGAGCCTGCCAGGAAAAACAAGTCCTTGTTTTGGATGAATATCCTTATTTACGGCAGACTGTCGCCGGGTTGGATAGTATACTGCAATCTTTGATTGACACATATCGGGAGCGTTCGCAGCTGAAGCTGATTCTTTGCGGGTCCTTTGTAGATACCATGAAATCGCTCATGTTGGAGGAAAATCCTTTATATGGCCGTATCACCTTGGGGCTCCATGTCCATCCTATGGATTATTTTGAGTCTGCGCAATTCTACCCAGACTTTTCCTTGGAAGACAAAGTGCGTCTGTACAGCGTTTTTGGCGGGGTACCTTATTATAACAGTCTGATTGATCCGGCACGGAGTGTCCGGGAAAATGTCCTGGCTCTGCTGGTGGAACCGGGAGCTCGTCTGGAAAACGAGGTGCAGATGTATCTGTTAGGAGAATTATCGAAATTTATCAATGCTAATGAGGCTTTTGAGGCCTTGGCCAGGGGGGTTCACCGCTACAAGGATATTTTGTCGCAATCTCATATTTCCAGCAGTCCGGCTTTGTCCGAAATCTTGAAACGACTGATTCTCATGGAGCTCGTTGAAAAAGAAGTGCCTATCAATGATGTTCATAATAAAAAACGAGCCAGTTACCATATTTGTGATAATCTGGCCAGTTTTTATTATCGGTATATCTTTCCTTATAGTTCGCAACGGCAAATCATGGCGCCGGACGTTTTTTTTGACCGGTATATTGCAGACGATTTCGCACGGGTTTTCGTACCGAAGCGGTTTGAATCGCTGTGCCGGCAATTTCTGATCCGCCAGAACCGGCAGGGACGTCTGCCGGAAATCTTCGATGCCATCGGGACCTATTCTTACGATTTGCCAAAAGAGCATAAGAATGGGGAATTCGATGTCGTTACGCATGATGATAAAGGCTACATCTTTTACGAAGCCAAATTCCGGCAGACGCCCATTACGGATGCCATGATTGAAACCGAAATCCGCCAGGTCCGTCAGATTGGGATGGATTGTTATCGTTATGGCTTCTTTTCTCGTGCCGGCTATGAGGTGACTCCCAGACCGGATGTCATCCTCTATACGCTGGACGATTTGTTTGAAAGCTGTTAA
- a CDS encoding tetratricopeptide repeat protein, translating to MDSFAARRACRDGRYDEVLAMYGKAAPDGSWTCWDYYYYAYALRKTKQYRKGREIARAGMIAFPDFTNLHGIYCWCLYYLYIQKFDERTHSPADFRRAVDAILKYSRQEAYSPYALAVWRMVDVLKNKPGQANLMGAYLRRLDPDQLPDQEKTVTLKGRERVIASDRERWYSLMSRILVKEEKYDDCITLCQQALNYFPQLHHDNDIWFSYRIALCQLRQGQVAEGRQRLENLLKYKQHWILYRGLFFASQAEGDSAAMRRYGASAFLAGGEFKGKVNFLVQFAQALENMGGYEKMAYYHYLLARDVRQDQHWKVKAELIAKVDSYAFPEPNRRDLMDGLHQFWMAGKHAGQTCHKGRIERILPGGKAGFLKDREGSQYYFRTSSLYRVRPQEGERVTFYVEDFFETGKEKPAHRAVDIEPVLLYHKS from the coding sequence ATGGATTCTTTTGCTGCCCGCCGGGCCTGCCGCGACGGTCGTTATGACGAGGTCCTGGCTATGTACGGCAAGGCCGCTCCCGATGGGTCTTGGACTTGCTGGGATTATTACTATTATGCCTATGCCCTGCGCAAGACGAAGCAGTACCGGAAAGGCCGGGAAATCGCCCGGGCCGGCATGATTGCCTTTCCGGATTTTACCAACCTGCATGGGATTTACTGCTGGTGCCTCTATTATCTGTATATCCAGAAGTTCGATGAACGGACCCATTCGCCGGCTGATTTTCGCCGCGCTGTCGATGCCATCCTGAAGTACAGCCGGCAGGAAGCGTACAGTCCGTATGCCCTGGCCGTATGGCGCATGGTCGATGTCCTCAAGAACAAGCCCGGCCAGGCCAATCTCATGGGTGCCTATCTGCGCCGCCTCGACCCGGACCAGCTGCCGGACCAGGAAAAGACCGTGACTTTGAAAGGGCGGGAACGGGTCATCGCGTCGGACCGGGAACGGTGGTACTCCCTCATGAGCCGCATCCTGGTCAAGGAAGAAAAGTATGACGACTGCATTACGTTGTGCCAGCAGGCACTGAACTATTTCCCTCAGCTCCATCATGACAATGACATCTGGTTCTCTTACCGCATCGCCCTCTGCCAGCTGCGCCAGGGCCAGGTCGCAGAAGGGCGGCAGCGCCTGGAAAATCTGCTGAAATATAAGCAGCACTGGATTCTCTATCGTGGCCTGTTCTTTGCGTCCCAGGCGGAAGGCGATAGTGCGGCTATGCGCCGCTACGGGGCGTCGGCTTTTCTGGCCGGCGGTGAATTTAAGGGCAAAGTCAATTTCCTGGTCCAGTTCGCCCAGGCCCTGGAGAATATGGGCGGCTATGAGAAAATGGCCTATTATCATTATCTCCTGGCCCGGGACGTGCGGCAGGACCAGCACTGGAAGGTCAAAGCCGAACTCATTGCTAAAGTCGACAGCTATGCCTTTCCTGAACCGAACCGGCGGGACTTGATGGACGGCCTGCATCAATTCTGGATGGCCGGGAAACATGCCGGACAGACCTGCCATAAAGGGCGTATCGAGCGGATCCTTCCCGGTGGCAAGGCCGGCTTCCTCAAGGACCGTGAGGGTAGTCAGTACTATTTCCGCACGTCGTCGCTGTACCGCGTCCGCCCGCAAGAAGGGGAGAGAGTCACTTTCTACGTAGAAGACTTCTTTGAGACAGGGAAAGAAAAACCGGCCCATCGCGCCGTGGACATCGAGCCGGTTTTGCTATATCATAAGAGTTGA
- the dcd gene encoding dCTP deaminase, whose amino-acid sequence MILSGKEIVKHLGKEIIIEPFHPERVNPNSYNLSLHNELMVYDHNELDMAKPNPASTIYIPKSGYVLQPNKLYLGRTNEYTRTDGYIPMLEGRSSVGRLGVFIHVTAGFGDVGFAGYWTLEIFCVQPIRIYPNVEICQIYYHDIDGEYDTYKHGKYQNNTGIQPSMLWKDFEKMK is encoded by the coding sequence ATGATTTTATCAGGCAAGGAAATTGTCAAGCATTTAGGTAAGGAAATCATCATTGAACCCTTCCATCCGGAACGGGTCAATCCCAATAGTTATAATCTGTCCCTGCACAACGAGCTCATGGTCTATGACCATAATGAATTAGACATGGCCAAGCCCAATCCGGCTTCGACCATCTATATTCCCAAGTCGGGCTACGTCTTGCAGCCCAACAAGCTCTACCTGGGGCGGACCAACGAATATACCCGTACCGATGGCTATATCCCCATGCTCGAAGGCCGGTCGTCTGTCGGCCGCCTGGGCGTCTTCATCCACGTCACGGCCGGGTTCGGCGACGTCGGCTTTGCCGGCTACTGGACGCTGGAAATCTTCTGCGTCCAGCCTATCCGCATTTATCCCAATGTCGAAATCTGCCAGATTTACTACCACGATATCGACGGGGAATACGATACCTATAAACACGGTAAATACCAGAACAATACGGGCATCCAGCCGAGTATGCTCTGGAAAGACTTTGAAAAAATGAAATAA
- the glf gene encoding UDP-galactopyranose mutase, translating to MYDYVIVGSGLFGCVFAHEMHKAGRQCLVLERRDQVGGNVYCEEKDGIHIHRYGAHIFHTSDLRVWEYVNQFAKFNHFINTPVANYKGELYNLPFNMNTFAKMWGIITPEQAAAKIEGQRRAAGITEPENLEEQAISLIGTDVYAKLIKGYTEKQWGRSCKELPAFIIKRLPVRYTFDNNYFDDEYQGIPKGGYNVLIDALLDGVEVRTGVDYNRERASYLDVARKVVYTGPIDEYFGYRLGHLAYRGLHFETERYNEVNHQGVAVMNYTDRETPYTRTIEHKHFEFGRQPVTYVTKEYPAEWQAGQEAYYPVNDEANQELYRKYAALARHEYNVIFGGRLAEYKYYDMDDVIASALAAVEREGYHAETNS from the coding sequence ATGTACGATTACGTCATCGTCGGCAGCGGCCTCTTTGGCTGTGTCTTTGCCCACGAGATGCATAAGGCCGGCCGGCAGTGCCTGGTCCTGGAACGGCGGGACCAGGTCGGCGGCAATGTCTATTGTGAAGAAAAGGACGGCATCCATATCCATCGCTATGGCGCCCATATCTTCCATACGTCGGACCTGCGGGTCTGGGAGTATGTCAATCAGTTCGCTAAATTCAATCATTTTATTAATACGCCTGTTGCCAATTATAAGGGCGAACTGTACAACCTGCCTTTCAATATGAATACGTTTGCCAAGATGTGGGGCATCATCACGCCGGAACAGGCAGCGGCCAAAATCGAAGGCCAGCGCCGGGCAGCGGGCATCACGGAGCCGGAGAACCTGGAAGAACAGGCCATTTCCCTCATCGGCACGGATGTGTATGCGAAACTGATCAAAGGCTATACGGAAAAGCAGTGGGGCCGGAGCTGTAAGGAATTGCCGGCCTTCATCATCAAGCGCCTGCCCGTACGCTATACCTTTGACAACAATTATTTCGACGACGAGTATCAGGGGATTCCCAAAGGCGGTTATAACGTCCTCATCGACGCCCTCCTGGATGGTGTCGAAGTGCGGACCGGTGTCGATTATAACCGGGAACGGGCGTCATACCTGGATGTAGCCCGCAAAGTCGTCTATACTGGCCCGATTGACGAGTATTTTGGCTACCGCTTGGGCCATCTGGCTTATCGGGGCTTACATTTTGAAACAGAACGTTATAACGAAGTCAACCATCAAGGTGTGGCAGTCATGAATTACACCGACCGGGAAACGCCATATACGCGGACTATCGAGCACAAGCATTTTGAATTTGGCAGACAGCCTGTGACGTATGTCACTAAGGAATATCCGGCCGAATGGCAGGCCGGCCAGGAAGCGTATTATCCGGTCAACGATGAAGCCAACCAGGAACTGTACCGTAAATATGCAGCCTTGGCCCGCCATGAATACAACGTCATCTTCGGCGGCCGCCTGGCAGAATACAAATATTACGACATGGACGACGTCATTGCCAGTGCCCTGGCTGCGGTAGAAAGGGAAGGATATCATGCAGAAACAAATTCGTAA
- the galU gene encoding UTP--glucose-1-phosphate uridylyltransferase GalU, translating into MQKQIRKAVIPAAGYGTRFLPVTKAIPKEMIPIVDKPVIQYIVEEALQSGIEEILIITGHGKRAIEDHFDTNIDLELQLRQQGKDQLLHLVQDISSINVHYIRQKHMRGLGDAIRCAESFIDNEPFAVLLGDDVIYNPEKPALKQMMEAFSRLGATMLGCQEVPQELVSRYGIVQGQPTDDDRVVKLIDMIEKPAVDEAPSRLAALGRYILTPDIFEILRRVQPGKGGEIQLTDALRLMADREAVYAYTFSGRSYDTGNKLGFLKATVEYALRREDLGDAFREYLRTSLP; encoded by the coding sequence ATGCAGAAACAAATTCGTAAGGCCGTCATCCCGGCGGCAGGCTATGGGACACGCTTTTTGCCGGTCACCAAGGCCATCCCCAAGGAAATGATCCCCATTGTCGATAAACCGGTCATCCAGTATATCGTCGAAGAAGCCCTGCAGAGCGGCATCGAAGAAATACTCATCATCACCGGCCATGGCAAGCGGGCCATTGAAGACCATTTCGACACCAATATCGATTTGGAACTGCAATTGCGTCAGCAGGGGAAAGACCAGCTGCTGCACCTGGTTCAGGATATTTCGTCGATCAACGTCCACTACATCCGCCAAAAACACATGCGCGGACTGGGCGACGCCATCCGCTGTGCCGAATCGTTCATCGATAATGAACCTTTTGCCGTCCTCCTGGGCGACGACGTCATCTATAATCCGGAGAAACCGGCGCTGAAGCAGATGATGGAAGCTTTCAGCCGCTTAGGGGCGACCATGCTCGGCTGCCAGGAAGTGCCGCAGGAACTGGTGTCGCGCTACGGCATCGTCCAGGGCCAGCCGACAGACGACGACCGCGTCGTCAAGCTCATCGATATGATTGAAAAACCGGCTGTCGACGAAGCACCGAGCCGCCTGGCTGCGCTAGGCCGTTATATCTTGACGCCGGATATCTTTGAAATCCTGCGCCGTGTCCAGCCGGGGAAGGGCGGCGAAATCCAGCTTACTGATGCCCTGCGCCTCATGGCTGACCGGGAAGCGGTCTACGCCTATACCTTCAGCGGCCGCAGCTACGACACGGGCAATAAACTGGGCTTCCTCAAAGCTACTGTCGAATACGCCCTGCGCCGGGAAGACCTGGGAGACGCCTTCCGGGAATACCTGCGTACCAGCCTTCCCTGA
- a CDS encoding trimeric intracellular cation channel family protein, protein MDAIWWQIFDLLGTTAFAVSGVFAAISRRMDLFGIFVLSAATAVGGGIIRDILIGNIPPAAFKNSIYLWIILGSMAVITIIVRYFNIRMWRRVVGKLSIWYLVCDAIGLGSFTVTGTLLGCFYYPDYWILDITLGVLTAVGGGVIRDVLAGRIPGVLRKEVYATASLLGSIFLYGAVIPFEVPLEVGAIVSFSVTVAIRLVAIRLHLNIPRIRRVRHRRA, encoded by the coding sequence ATGGATGCCATTTGGTGGCAGATTTTCGACTTGTTGGGGACGACGGCCTTTGCCGTATCCGGCGTCTTTGCGGCCATTTCCCGGCGCATGGACCTGTTCGGCATCTTCGTCCTCAGTGCGGCGACAGCCGTCGGCGGCGGTATCATCCGCGATATCCTCATCGGCAATATCCCGCCGGCAGCCTTTAAGAACAGTATTTATCTATGGATCATCCTCGGCTCCATGGCCGTCATCACGATTATCGTCCGCTATTTCAATATCCGCATGTGGCGCCGCGTCGTCGGCAAGCTCTCCATCTGGTATCTCGTCTGCGACGCCATCGGTCTCGGTTCCTTTACGGTCACCGGGACCCTCCTGGGCTGTTTCTACTATCCCGACTACTGGATCCTGGATATCACCCTCGGCGTCCTGACGGCCGTCGGCGGCGGCGTCATCCGCGACGTCCTGGCCGGCCGCATCCCCGGCGTCCTGCGCAAGGAGGTCTACGCGACGGCGTCCCTCCTGGGAAGTATTTTTCTCTACGGGGCGGTCATCCCCTTTGAAGTACCCCTGGAAGTCGGGGCTATCGTCAGCTTTTCCGTCACCGTCGCCATCCGCCTGGTCGCCATCCGCCTGCACCTCAATATCCCCAGGATCCGCCGCGTCCGCCATCGGAGGGCGTAG
- the tadA gene encoding tRNA adenosine(34) deaminase TadA, with protein MTKDEFYMGKALAEAKTAYAVGEIPIGAVIVYEKKVVARAYNLRESLPCATAHAELLAIEKACRALNRWRLTGCTLYVTVEPCPMCAGAIVNSRLDRVVYGCDDPKAGAVRSLFHLVDNDCLNHRTEVTAGVRAEECAALMKDFFRQRRKK; from the coding sequence ATGACCAAAGATGAATTTTATATGGGCAAAGCCCTGGCTGAAGCCAAGACGGCCTATGCCGTCGGGGAAATCCCCATCGGCGCCGTCATTGTCTATGAAAAGAAAGTCGTCGCCCGGGCCTATAACCTGCGCGAAAGCCTGCCTTGTGCTACGGCCCACGCCGAACTCTTAGCCATTGAAAAAGCCTGCCGCGCCCTGAACCGCTGGCGCCTGACAGGCTGTACTCTTTATGTGACCGTCGAACCGTGCCCCATGTGTGCCGGTGCCATCGTCAACAGCCGCCTGGACCGGGTCGTCTACGGCTGCGACGACCCCAAAGCAGGTGCCGTGCGGTCCCTGTTCCACCTCGTCGACAACGACTGCCTCAACCACCGGACCGAGGTCACAGCCGGCGTCCGCGCCGAGGAATGTGCGGCCCTGATGAAAGATTTCTTCCGCCAAAGACGGAAGAAGTAG